A region from the Biomphalaria glabrata chromosome 14, xgBioGlab47.1, whole genome shotgun sequence genome encodes:
- the LOC106055135 gene encoding uncharacterized protein LOC106055135, producing the protein MTSTSYSLDLNQTGLTTKTVITTVAAADPLVSDFVYNLVSYVILRSVVQVVLRVLGICANVINILVFLKAGPVDSVTAGFLGLAVADLCFLMIFLASIALIIMDKSFTVYSYIDLSSLSFVISMYPIMFGDVSYLITTYLAIQKACCVAIPLRFKNVFTRTRSIAVVVSTYVVALVYYCPIFVSMALDLQPFRSTKSNSVKLYLLLSPFTRELLRLFRLVNKTIIPFATQSIVILCLALLTTHLRRSSKFRQSMKAPKSSNAKGGNTDVADVKGLRAIQSVTLMSAIFVASNLPDICINIATMLVPEFNDRKFLNNLYWVVEESSNIFPIINSSVLILIYLKYNSGYYKQFSKIFRRPSELKKVKI; encoded by the coding sequence atgacttcgACTTCCTATTCTTTGgacctgaatcagacaggattGACCACAAAGACGGTCATAACTACAGTAGCAGCAGCTGACCCGCTGGTCAGTGATTTCGTGTACAACCTTGTATCCTATGTCATTTTGAGGTCAGTGGTCCAGGTCGTTTTGAGAGTCTTGGGAATCTGCGCCAACGTCATCAACATTTTGGTCTTTCTGAAAGCTGGGCCCGTGGACAGCGTGACTGCTGGGTTTCTTGGCCTCGCTGTGGCTGATTTGTGTTTTCTTATGATTTTCCTGGCTTCCATAGCGTTGATTATCATGGATAAAAGCTTCACGGTATACTCCTATATAGACCTCAGCAGCCTCAGTTTTGTCATCTCAATGTACCCCATCATGTTCGGAGATGTTTCTTACCTTATTACCACCTACCTCGCCATCCAGAAGGCCTGCTGCGTGGCCATCCCTCTTCGCTTCAAGAACGTCTTCACTCGCACGCGCTCGATCGCCGTGGTTGTCTCTACGTATGTCGTGGCTTTGGTTTATTACTGCCCGATCTTTGTGTCCATGGCGCTCGATCTCCAGCCGTTTCGCTCCACGAAAAGCAACTCGGTCAAGCTCTATTTGCTTCTCTCCCCTTTCACCCGGGAGCTGCTCAGACTATTTCGTCTGGTCAACAAGACCATAATTCCCTTCGCGACGCAGTCTATCGTCATACTCTGTCTCGCCTTGCTGACCACCCACCTGAGAAGATCGTCAAAGTTTCGCCAATCTATGAAAGCACCCAAATCGTCCAACGCAAAGGGAGGAAACACGGACGTTGCAGACGTCAAAGGTTTGCGCGCCATTCAGTCTGTGACCTTGAtgtcagccatttttgttgccTCCAACTTGCCGGACATTTGCATTAACATAGCCACCATGTTAGTTCCAGAGTTTAATGACCGGAAGTTCTTAAATAACTTGTACTGGGTGGTCGAGGAAAGTAGTAACATATTTCCAATAATTAACTCGTCAGTTCTGATACtcatttatctgaaatataATTCAGGCTACTATAAACAGTTCTCAAAGATATTCAGAAGACCGAGTGAATTAAAGAAGGTTAAGATATAA